In one Candidatus Nomurabacteria bacterium genomic region, the following are encoded:
- a CDS encoding DedA family protein: MHIDVLAWLYALPPMVIYVAVLLVVGIESLGVPLPGELTLTSAALLSSQGIANPWIIWAAGATGAIVGDSIGYYIGREQGYKLLRFLERLFPRHINSRSIKLAESVFHEHGVKTVFFGRFVAILRILAGPLAGILKMPYGQFLRANATGGIVWSGSVVWVVYFLGIIAEQWMHVFSWAVLIVGLALGAVTSIVFRARVDAYLEKHHAVSTE, encoded by the coding sequence ATGCATATAGATGTACTCGCTTGGTTGTATGCGTTGCCACCTATGGTGATTTACGTAGCCGTGTTGCTTGTGGTTGGAATTGAGAGCCTGGGGGTACCGCTGCCAGGTGAGTTAACTCTAACGAGTGCGGCATTGTTATCCAGTCAAGGTATAGCAAATCCATGGATAATTTGGGCTGCCGGTGCAACTGGAGCCATTGTGGGTGATTCGATTGGTTATTACATTGGTCGAGAGCAGGGCTATAAATTACTGAGGTTTTTAGAACGATTGTTTCCAAGGCATATCAATTCACGTTCAATTAAATTGGCCGAGAGTGTCTTTCATGAGCATGGTGTGAAAACGGTATTTTTTGGACGTTTCGTTGCCATATTGCGAATTCTTGCCGGTCCGTTGGCGGGTATTTTAAAGATGCCATATGGACAATTTTTGCGAGCAAATGCTACCGGGGGCATCGTGTGGTCTGGAAGTGTCGTTTGGGTGGTGTACTTTTTGGGTATCATAGCTGAGCAGTGGATGCATGTTTTTTCGTGGGCCGTTTTGATCGTTGGACTCGCGCTGGGTGCGGTAACCTCAATAGTGTTTAGAGCGCGAGTTGATGCATATCTAGAGAAGCATCACGCCGTGTCGACAGAGTAG
- the arc gene encoding proteasome ATPase produces MGENDNRSQDDQNGELEELQVKLRKLQALEEKVESLQGENTNLVIRNEKLSDTLQTARQQMLQLREEIDRLGNPPSGYGVLLNCNDDDTVDVYTSSRRMRVQISPNIDMDKLRIGQLVRVNEAMTVVEAVGFMRTGELCTLKEVLHSDVENEPLRAQIITQTDSEQIVLVADSIDSSLLKAGDTLLVDTKAGYVFERIPKSDAEQLVLEEVPDIDYDDIGGLSRQIEQIFDAVELPFLYKELFAEYKLQPPKGVLLYGPPGCGKTMIAKAVANSLAKKMKERTGDGTGKAYFLNIKGPELLNKFVGETERHIREIFRRAREKAAEGVPVIVFFDEMESMFRTRGTGISSDMESTVVPQLLSEIDGVEGLENVLVIGASNREDMIDPAVLRPGRLDVKIKVERPDAEATADIFSKYLTVDLPIHADDLVEFGGDAQACINGMIERSVTRMYDEVDENRFLEVTYANGDKEVMYFKDFNSGAMIKNIVDRAKKYAIKAMIETEQRGIRIQHLMEAIVDEFAENEDMPNTTNPDDWARISGKKGERIVYIRTLVTGKNQNSDGGGRTIDTAEDKYGGLGQYL; encoded by the coding sequence ATGGGCGAGAATGACAATCGGTCGCAAGACGACCAAAATGGTGAGCTTGAGGAGCTGCAAGTAAAGTTGCGAAAGCTTCAGGCGCTTGAGGAGAAAGTGGAGTCGCTTCAGGGCGAAAACACCAATCTCGTCATACGCAACGAAAAGCTCAGCGACACGTTGCAGACAGCAAGGCAACAAATGCTTCAGCTTCGAGAAGAAATTGATCGTTTAGGCAATCCGCCGAGCGGTTATGGTGTTCTTTTGAATTGCAATGACGACGACACGGTGGATGTCTATACATCTAGCCGCAGGATGCGCGTGCAGATTTCACCGAATATCGACATGGACAAGCTTCGTATCGGACAGTTGGTCCGCGTTAATGAGGCCATGACTGTTGTCGAGGCCGTGGGATTCATGCGTACCGGCGAGCTGTGCACGTTAAAGGAAGTACTTCACAGTGACGTGGAGAACGAACCTCTTCGTGCGCAAATTATCACGCAAACAGACAGCGAACAGATCGTATTGGTGGCTGATTCGATTGATTCCTCGTTGTTAAAGGCGGGTGATACGTTGCTTGTCGACACCAAGGCTGGGTACGTGTTCGAACGGATTCCGAAGTCGGATGCGGAGCAGTTGGTGCTGGAGGAAGTTCCGGACATCGACTACGACGACATTGGTGGATTGTCGCGTCAAATCGAGCAGATTTTTGACGCTGTCGAACTACCGTTCCTCTATAAGGAGTTGTTCGCGGAGTATAAACTGCAGCCACCGAAGGGTGTGCTGCTGTATGGACCTCCGGGTTGCGGCAAGACGATGATCGCAAAAGCGGTTGCGAACTCGCTGGCGAAAAAGATGAAAGAACGGACCGGAGATGGTACTGGGAAGGCATACTTCCTGAACATCAAAGGACCGGAGCTTCTCAACAAGTTCGTTGGCGAAACCGAGCGGCATATTCGTGAAATTTTCCGTCGGGCCCGTGAAAAGGCTGCGGAAGGTGTGCCGGTCATCGTGTTTTTCGATGAGATGGAGTCTATGTTCCGCACACGTGGAACGGGCATTTCGTCTGATATGGAAAGCACGGTTGTGCCACAGTTGCTTAGCGAGATCGATGGTGTCGAAGGTTTGGAAAACGTGCTGGTCATTGGCGCGTCCAATCGTGAAGACATGATTGATCCTGCCGTACTTCGCCCCGGTCGTCTAGATGTGAAAATCAAGGTTGAACGACCTGACGCAGAAGCTACGGCGGATATTTTTTCTAAGTATCTCACTGTGGACTTGCCGATTCACGCTGACGATCTTGTCGAATTTGGCGGGGACGCACAAGCGTGTATCAATGGCATGATCGAGCGTTCGGTGACGCGTATGTACGACGAGGTTGATGAGAATCGATTCCTTGAAGTGACATATGCAAATGGCGACAAAGAAGTCATGTATTTTAAAGACTTCAATTCGGGCGCAATGATAAAAAACATTGTCGACCGGGCCAAGAAGTACGCCATTAAGGCCATGATTGAGACCGAACAGCGTGGCATTCGCATCCAACACCTCATGGAAGCGATAGTCGATGAGTTCGCTGAGAACGAAGATATGCCGAATACGACAAACCCGGATGACTGGGCTCGTATATCGGGCAAGAAGGGTGAGCGCATAGTGTATATCCGTACGCTCGTCACGGGTAAAAATCAGAATAGTGATGGAGGTGGTCGTACCATCGACACCGCTGAAGATAAGTATGGTGGACTGGGACAATATTTGTGA
- a CDS encoding DUF916 domain-containing protein, whose protein sequence is MNMLPVRLMAIVLVVAMLAAVLLDERVFAVTPSSTNNNLNTLKISPVRSDLVIAPGKSGTVTVKVSNLTKVPMTIQSIENDFIAGDEKGTPALILDASKYAPTHSLKRFMVPIANVTIPAETVREIKLTINVPANAKPGGYYGAVRFSPVVGDGSASVNLSASAASLILLNVPGEAIEKLNLTDFSIMQGSKIDTVFQSANDIRVSYRFANAGSIQEGPFGKITVKQGDKVVYSYDFNTDTPREMVLPDSARRWDVPLKNIGSFGNYTVTATFTYGKNNETLDVTKSFWVIPWSVIIGAIVGLIAIVGLVVGIWMFLKSYKRRILHSQSRRGGYRR, encoded by the coding sequence ATGAATATGTTGCCAGTTCGCTTGATGGCAATAGTGCTGGTAGTTGCAATGCTTGCTGCAGTGCTTCTTGATGAGCGTGTATTTGCCGTTACCCCAAGCTCTACCAACAACAACCTCAATACGCTCAAAATTTCACCCGTTCGTAGCGACCTAGTGATTGCTCCTGGCAAGAGTGGTACTGTGACGGTAAAGGTATCTAACCTTACTAAGGTACCTATGACGATCCAATCGATCGAAAACGATTTCATAGCTGGCGACGAAAAGGGTACGCCGGCGCTGATACTGGACGCAAGTAAATACGCACCTACCCATAGCCTGAAGCGCTTCATGGTGCCTATCGCAAACGTCACCATACCTGCAGAAACTGTGAGAGAAATCAAATTGACGATCAACGTACCTGCAAATGCAAAGCCAGGTGGCTATTACGGTGCGGTAAGGTTTTCTCCTGTAGTGGGAGATGGCTCGGCATCTGTCAACCTGAGTGCTAGTGCGGCTTCGTTGATATTGCTAAATGTACCTGGTGAAGCAATCGAAAAGCTTAATTTGACTGATTTTTCAATCATGCAAGGCAGTAAGATTGATACGGTGTTTCAGAGTGCAAACGACATACGGGTTTCATACCGATTTGCGAACGCAGGTAGCATACAAGAAGGTCCGTTTGGCAAAATAACAGTCAAGCAGGGCGACAAAGTGGTGTATAGCTACGACTTTAACACCGACACGCCGCGCGAGATGGTGCTACCCGACAGTGCTCGTCGCTGGGATGTGCCGCTTAAAAATATCGGCAGCTTCGGCAACTACACGGTCACAGCGACGTTTACCTATGGCAAAAACAACGAAACTCTAGACGTCACGAAGTCATTTTGGGTGATCCCATGGAGTGTCATCATCGGAGCAATCGTGGGTCTGATAGCAATCGTAGGCCTTGTAGTGGGAATCTGGATGTTCCTAAAAAGCTATAAACGTCGCATACTGCATAGCCAAAGCCGCCGTGGCGGTTACCGACGCTAA
- a CDS encoding ABC transporter ATP-binding protein encodes MDSNGGGADQHASLEHQVKAPILEATGASRIYKVGGNLVTTVSDVSLQVGFGDFAVIFGPSGAGKSTLLNILMGLEKPDVGEVFLKGESLYGYSEEDRTILRSKRISYLPQTQYWIEFMDVTDNVALPLILQGMSQRKARVKAREWLEKVGLKEEMGLNPDELSSGQQQKAALARALIKDPWLIFADEPTAHLDSKSVEEVTDLLLSSTKEHGVTIVMVTHDLSFLKLSKKWFFMRDGRLWDIRDKRNPFNNIRDVLAYVDSGKADQEGAS; translated from the coding sequence ATGGACAGTAACGGTGGTGGGGCAGATCAGCATGCGAGCCTTGAGCATCAGGTCAAGGCGCCGATTCTTGAAGCTACGGGAGCGTCTCGCATTTATAAGGTTGGTGGCAACTTGGTGACGACAGTCAGCGACGTTTCACTACAGGTTGGTTTTGGGGACTTTGCCGTCATATTCGGACCGTCTGGAGCTGGAAAATCAACATTGCTAAATATACTGATGGGTCTTGAAAAGCCGGACGTTGGAGAAGTGTTTTTGAAAGGGGAGTCGCTGTACGGTTATAGCGAAGAGGATCGGACGATATTACGTAGCAAGCGAATTAGTTATCTGCCGCAAACACAATACTGGATTGAGTTTATGGACGTGACTGATAACGTTGCCTTACCGTTGATTCTTCAGGGGATGTCGCAACGTAAAGCCCGTGTAAAAGCTCGTGAATGGCTGGAAAAAGTTGGCCTTAAAGAGGAGATGGGTCTTAACCCAGATGAGTTGTCGTCGGGTCAGCAGCAAAAAGCTGCCTTGGCACGCGCACTTATCAAAGATCCGTGGTTGATTTTTGCCGACGAGCCGACAGCCCACCTTGACTCTAAGTCTGTCGAAGAGGTCACGGACCTTTTGCTTTCAAGTACCAAAGAGCATGGCGTGACGATCGTAATGGTGACGCACGATCTTAGCTTTTTAAAGTTGTCGAAAAAGTGGTTTTTCATGAGAGACGGACGGCTATGGGACATCAGAGACAAGCGCAATCCCTTTAATAATATTCGTGACGTACTGGCATACGTCGATTCTGGTAAGGCCGATCAAGAGGGTGCGTCATGA
- a CDS encoding FtsX-like permease family protein: MRLRRFLFRLALLNTFKRRFRASLAVGGIALSSGVMVLLFGVSDGLKSLVTQEISNTDTANVITVNQRNVKEVILDQTKISTIKSISGVADVQQLVGMVGDVQYHGSIVSLPLYAVTSDFFRVSPAQILSGTTDGQPKDTNIIMSTKALDTFGLKPKEAINRPVTVSTSIPSANAADGKTADELKVSPAKFTIVGSIERGNLPVAYVPMEYMVQHGLQSVSQLKVTVTYPEKMSAVRESIEQMGYQTSSIQDSIDQVNRVFSVIQSIILLFGVIALVITVVGTFNVITLTLIEEMRQIGFLRLMGMKKRAVGFLFIAQAIMLTVVGAVIGSVFGVVAGFAANGAAQSLVGDTLFTGRVYVFSMPTIQIIIILMLSILLGWLIGFIPAKKAVKVGPLEELRS; the protein is encoded by the coding sequence ATGAGACTGCGACGGTTTTTATTTCGTTTGGCCCTTCTCAATACATTTAAGCGCCGCTTTCGCGCCAGTTTGGCAGTTGGCGGAATCGCACTAAGTAGTGGCGTTATGGTGCTTCTGTTTGGCGTGAGCGACGGTCTGAAGTCACTGGTAACGCAAGAAATTTCGAATACCGATACGGCAAATGTGATTACAGTGAATCAGCGTAATGTTAAAGAGGTGATACTCGACCAGACAAAGATATCCACCATCAAATCAATCAGCGGAGTTGCCGACGTGCAGCAATTAGTCGGTATGGTGGGCGATGTTCAGTATCATGGCAGTATCGTTAGTCTTCCTCTTTATGCGGTCACGAGCGACTTTTTCAGAGTGAGCCCCGCACAGATCTTAAGTGGTACGACCGATGGGCAACCTAAGGACACGAATATCATTATGAGCACAAAAGCACTTGATACATTCGGCTTGAAACCAAAAGAGGCGATTAACCGCCCTGTCACTGTCAGTACGTCTATTCCATCTGCAAATGCCGCTGATGGTAAAACGGCGGACGAGTTAAAGGTAAGTCCTGCAAAGTTTACCATAGTAGGAAGTATTGAAAGGGGTAACCTTCCGGTTGCCTATGTGCCCATGGAATATATGGTTCAGCACGGACTTCAGAGCGTATCGCAACTAAAGGTTACTGTGACTTACCCTGAAAAGATGTCGGCCGTACGCGAATCAATCGAACAAATGGGGTACCAGACATCCAGCATCCAAGACTCCATAGATCAAGTTAACAGAGTATTTTCCGTTATTCAGAGTATCATTTTGCTGTTTGGCGTCATTGCTCTTGTTATTACCGTTGTTGGTACCTTTAATGTCATTACACTTACATTGATCGAAGAAATGCGCCAAATTGGATTTTTGCGACTTATGGGTATGAAAAAAAGGGCTGTTGGCTTTTTGTTTATCGCTCAGGCAATCATGCTTACAGTGGTGGGCGCGGTCATTGGATCAGTGTTCGGAGTCGTGGCTGGCTTTGCTGCTAACGGCGCTGCGCAGTCACTTGTTGGGGATACACTTTTTACTGGGCGTGTCTACGTCTTTTCAATGCCGACCATACAGATTATAATAATCCTTATGCTATCCATATTACTTGGATGGCTAATAGGGTTTATACCGGCCAAAAAAGCCGTTAAGGTAGGACCGCTAGAGGAGTTACGATCATAG